In one Chitinophaga sancti genomic region, the following are encoded:
- a CDS encoding S41 family peptidase, with translation MKALAYLLLLVSAPAMAQDLGNSEKSVIIDAVSQKLKTLYVYPETAEKMAKQLRTNLDNKKYADVKDPNAFSEQLTMDLQAISHDRHLAVFYDPRSVESHPATMGFDPASAKNKNFGFKELRILDGNIGYLNLSYFEETMKGGETAVQAMNFLSNADALIIDLRANGGGATDMVQLLASYLFEGEPQPLTDIYWRPTNSLTQYRTLPYVSGKRLPHVDVYLLTSQQTFSAAEDFSYSLQNLKRVTIIGETTGGGAHPVEQVLACEHFLVRMPEGRSISAITKTDWEGTGVKPDIEVPAKDALLTAQLKALTKAPESNFPAKWALAAIKAKLTPVLVSEDSLKAYAGNYGERMITIENGQLYFQKRGGAKNHLIAMDKDLFSVEDKDYLRIRFDRKDGVVIGFTRLYDDGTAEPGLKDR, from the coding sequence ATGAAGGCACTGGCATATTTACTATTATTAGTCTCGGCACCCGCAATGGCACAAGATCTGGGTAATTCTGAGAAATCCGTGATTATAGATGCTGTCTCGCAAAAATTAAAAACGCTATACGTATATCCTGAGACAGCCGAAAAGATGGCAAAGCAATTACGTACAAATTTGGATAATAAAAAGTATGCAGACGTTAAGGACCCAAATGCATTTTCGGAACAATTGACAATGGATTTGCAGGCCATTTCGCATGACCGGCACCTGGCGGTATTTTATGATCCCCGTTCTGTCGAAAGCCATCCTGCTACTATGGGGTTTGATCCGGCCAGTGCGAAAAATAAGAACTTTGGATTTAAAGAGTTACGGATATTGGATGGGAACATTGGCTATCTGAATCTTAGCTATTTTGAGGAAACAATGAAGGGGGGAGAAACGGCTGTTCAGGCCATGAATTTTCTAAGTAATGCAGATGCATTGATCATTGATCTCCGGGCAAATGGCGGTGGTGCGACGGACATGGTACAATTACTGGCGAGTTACCTGTTTGAAGGGGAGCCGCAACCACTGACTGATATCTATTGGCGCCCTACAAATAGCCTGACCCAGTATCGCACATTGCCTTATGTAAGCGGAAAGCGACTGCCCCATGTGGATGTCTATTTATTAACCAGTCAGCAAACATTTTCTGCCGCAGAAGATTTTTCATATAGCCTGCAGAACCTGAAGCGTGTCACTATTATTGGAGAAACTACGGGTGGCGGAGCGCATCCAGTGGAGCAGGTATTGGCTTGTGAGCATTTCCTGGTGCGTATGCCTGAGGGTAGGTCTATTAGTGCTATTACAAAAACAGATTGGGAGGGAACAGGGGTAAAACCGGATATAGAAGTTCCGGCAAAGGACGCATTGTTAACTGCACAGTTAAAAGCGCTGACAAAGGCACCCGAAAGTAATTTCCCTGCAAAATGGGCCCTGGCTGCAATAAAGGCGAAGCTGACACCAGTGTTAGTCTCTGAAGATAGTTTGAAAGCTTATGCAGGGAATTATGGAGAGAGGATGATTACTATAGAAAATGGGCAATTGTATTTTCAGAAAAGAGGAGGTGCTAAGAATCATTTGATAGCGATGGATAAGGATCTGTTTTCAGTAGAAGACAAGGATTATTTAAGGATAAGGTTTGACCGGAAAGATGGTGTTGTTATAGGCTTTACCAGGCTTTATGATGATGGAACAGCGGAGCCAGGTTTGAAGGATAGGTAG
- a CDS encoding helix-turn-helix domain-containing protein, translated as MGIIKSRPLHLEKYIQCFYSVISEGAGPNIHRRLPDGTLDLVFNLGETVRISRDEVAFQQMPAVSLTGLYPDRSFLSYADKVHLVGVVFQPGTAHLFIKDSLDHIKASTIDAADVFGKDIYLLLEQMIELPSEGSRHYFLEKLLMKYLKQHTDDYHLHKILDAVNDIHKAEGNLNVGALHHAHLMSERNFRRKFVDWVGMSPKQYTGIIRIKSFSKRYESGRKNYNTILYNLGYNDQAHFNKDFRKIVGASPGCYFNNMDPIAENFIHLI; from the coding sequence ATGGGTATTATTAAAAGCAGACCATTACACCTGGAAAAGTATATTCAATGTTTTTATTCGGTCATTTCCGAAGGTGCTGGTCCTAATATTCACAGGCGCCTGCCCGATGGAACCCTCGACCTTGTTTTTAACCTGGGCGAAACGGTGCGTATTTCGAGAGATGAAGTAGCATTTCAACAAATGCCGGCCGTGTCATTAACCGGGCTTTACCCTGATAGAAGTTTCCTTTCTTATGCAGATAAGGTACACCTTGTTGGAGTTGTCTTCCAACCCGGCACCGCTCATCTCTTTATAAAAGACAGCCTGGACCATATTAAAGCTTCTACTATAGATGCTGCAGATGTATTTGGGAAAGATATTTACTTATTACTGGAGCAAATGATTGAGCTGCCGTCCGAAGGATCCCGGCATTATTTCCTGGAAAAACTGCTGATGAAATACCTTAAGCAGCATACGGATGACTATCACCTGCATAAGATACTGGACGCGGTTAACGATATTCATAAAGCAGAGGGAAATCTGAATGTAGGTGCATTACACCACGCACACCTCATGAGTGAAAGGAATTTCAGGAGGAAGTTTGTTGATTGGGTAGGCATGAGTCCGAAACAATATACAGGCATCATCAGGATTAAATCTTTTAGTAAACGGTATGAATCCGGCAGAAAGAATTATAACACGATTTTATATAACCTGGGATATAATGATCAGGCCCATTTTAATAAGGATTTCCGGAAAATAGTAGGTGCTTCGCCTGGTTGTTATTTCAATAATATGGATCCTATTGCTGAAAATTTTATTCACCTGATTTAG
- a CDS encoding winged helix-turn-helix transcriptional regulator, with protein MESYTMLKFEKSKLHMYERKTPLTIDCGLHLTKEVLNGKWKPAILRAISMEVKRPSEILRLFPGVTRRVLNVQLKELEGHGMVTKKTYPQLPPKVEYSLTEIGWSLMPIIDAMNQWGDANRSFLEKVIKQAPKIGETSKSTCQIYRHMTVASKIG; from the coding sequence ATGGAATCGTATACAATGCTTAAATTTGAGAAAAGTAAACTGCATATGTACGAAAGAAAGACGCCACTCACCATAGATTGCGGATTACACCTGACTAAAGAAGTGCTGAACGGCAAATGGAAACCAGCCATCCTTCGGGCTATTTCAATGGAAGTAAAGCGTCCTAGTGAGATCCTGCGCTTATTTCCCGGCGTTACCCGCAGAGTGCTGAATGTACAGCTCAAAGAACTGGAAGGGCATGGAATGGTAACGAAGAAGACCTACCCCCAGCTTCCGCCTAAGGTGGAGTATTCGCTTACGGAAATCGGCTGGTCATTAATGCCGATTATTGACGCTATGAATCAATGGGGGGATGCTAATCGTAGTTTTTTGGAGAAAGTTATTAAACAGGCGCCTAAGATTGGCGAAACATCAAAATCGACTTGCCAGATTTACAGGCATATGACGGTAGCAAGTAAAATAGGATAA
- a CDS encoding alkene reductase, whose product MASLTRGRATNPGLVPTPLMARYYAQRASAGLILSEGTWVSEKSIGFINVPGIFTREQVEGWKLVTNAVHEKGGLIFSQLGHIGAASHPDFFHGELPAGPSAINPQTHSYTPEGFKETVTPREFTVAEIKQTIQDYQQAANNAKEAGFDGIEIHAQAGMLIPQFLSLATNQRSDEYGGSIENRARIIFEILDAILEVWESTRVAIKFTPVAYSHVGIVTPDEETIPMFQYILKKLNDYNLAYLHIVGPAEDLTGTPVTVLQQDYFSHFRHHYSGRLMANLGFTQESGNAILQEGTADLVSFGAAFIANPDLAARFRYNLPLSEMNRDTLYSGEENGYTDYPAAIAE is encoded by the coding sequence ATGGCCTCACTGACACGTGGACGAGCCACTAATCCGGGCCTTGTACCTACGCCGTTAATGGCCAGGTATTATGCTCAAAGGGCCTCAGCAGGCTTGATTTTGAGTGAAGGCACCTGGGTGAGTGAGAAGTCCATTGGATTTATTAATGTGCCGGGCATTTTCACCAGGGAACAAGTGGAGGGATGGAAACTGGTGACCAATGCTGTACATGAAAAAGGTGGTCTGATCTTTTCTCAATTAGGGCATATCGGTGCTGCCTCTCATCCAGATTTCTTTCATGGTGAATTACCTGCCGGGCCTTCCGCCATCAATCCGCAGACTCATTCTTACACACCGGAGGGCTTTAAAGAAACAGTGACTCCCAGGGAGTTTACTGTTGCTGAGATCAAACAAACTATACAAGATTATCAACAGGCAGCTAACAATGCGAAGGAAGCAGGATTTGACGGTATTGAAATCCATGCGCAGGCAGGGATGCTAATCCCCCAGTTTTTAAGCCTGGCTACAAATCAACGAAGCGATGAGTATGGCGGCAGTATTGAGAACCGCGCACGAATTATATTTGAGATCCTGGACGCCATCTTGGAAGTTTGGGAAAGCACACGGGTAGCTATCAAGTTTACACCTGTTGCATATAGCCATGTAGGCATTGTGACGCCGGATGAAGAGACGATCCCAATGTTCCAGTACATCCTTAAGAAATTGAACGATTATAACCTGGCTTACCTGCATATTGTAGGACCTGCAGAAGATTTAACCGGCACACCAGTTACGGTATTGCAACAGGATTATTTCAGTCATTTTCGCCATCATTACAGCGGCCGGCTAATGGCGAACCTGGGCTTTACGCAGGAAAGCGGGAATGCAATCCTGCAGGAAGGCACTGCTGATCTTGTATCTTTTGGTGCGGCATTTATAGCTAATCCCGATTTGGCAGCGCGCTTCAGGTATAATTTACCATTGTCAGAAATGAACAGGGATACACTGTATAGCGGGGAGGAAAATGGGTATACCGATTATCCTGCTGCTATTGCTGAATGA
- a CDS encoding helix-turn-helix domain-containing protein has translation MNHFSSLIEAHRILGFPPPENPLISIMICDSATFSNDLNYTCDFYQISLKKMKSGVIRYGKTQYDHDLGSLYFIRPRQIVDMKDIKLEENGFNICFHEDFLVGHPLYNEIKKYGFFDYEANEALHLSPAEEKVIWELYRKIEAEYGNNQDEFSKAIMITHIDAILQYSQRFYRRQFIDRKPLSGSTVSKFNSLVATYFEKELMNEKGLPTVNYLAGELNLSPRYLSDLLKQETGKTAIELIHLYLISEAKNLLAGTNYAVSEIAYKLGFENPPYFSRLFKKETGMSPGEFRKSG, from the coding sequence ATGAATCATTTTAGCAGCCTGATCGAAGCACATCGTATTTTAGGGTTCCCACCGCCGGAAAATCCGTTGATCAGCATTATGATATGCGATAGTGCTACTTTCAGCAATGATCTGAACTATACCTGTGATTTTTATCAGATCAGCCTGAAGAAGATGAAATCTGGCGTAATACGGTATGGCAAAACCCAATATGATCATGATCTGGGCTCATTGTATTTTATTAGGCCACGCCAGATTGTGGATATGAAAGATATTAAATTAGAAGAAAATGGATTTAATATTTGCTTTCATGAAGATTTCCTGGTGGGTCATCCACTTTACAATGAGATCAAAAAATATGGATTCTTTGATTATGAAGCGAACGAAGCCTTGCATCTTTCACCGGCAGAGGAAAAAGTGATCTGGGAATTGTATCGGAAAATTGAAGCCGAATATGGTAACAACCAGGATGAGTTCAGTAAAGCTATTATGATTACACATATAGACGCTATCCTCCAATATTCACAACGTTTTTACAGGCGGCAATTTATTGACCGAAAACCCTTATCCGGATCAACTGTTTCAAAGTTCAATAGTTTAGTGGCCACTTACTTCGAAAAAGAACTTATGAATGAAAAAGGGCTGCCTACAGTAAATTATCTGGCTGGTGAGCTCAATCTGTCACCCCGATACCTCAGTGACCTGCTAAAACAGGAAACAGGGAAAACAGCTATAGAACTGATCCATTTATACCTGATCTCGGAAGCCAAAAATTTACTGGCGGGAACTAATTACGCTGTTTCTGAAATTGCTTACAAATTGGGTTTTGAAAACCCACCATATTTCTCAAGGCTATTCAAAAAAGAAACAGGCATGAGCCCTGGTGAATTTAGAAAGTCAGGATAA
- a CDS encoding SDR family NAD(P)-dependent oxidoreductase, producing MKNKSVLITGANIGLGKEVARQLALINETEKIYLGCRNAQKADEAKRELVSLTGRAIFEIVILDVSDPASVSAAVSGMKQPVDALILNAGGQGGKEPLAITSTGMTNIAATNLLGHVVLVDEMIKAGKLNNEVLYVSSEGARGIKGVMKKPNLKSNSVAEFVSVLDGSFSNPKFDGSEAYGYGYIKYIGALWTSANARKYPQIKFISISPGNTSGTAGYDNLPGMTKFLFKYLLAPIVMPLIGMIHSIQKGAARYVEALGNANLKSGMFYGSKDGKVTGAMVEQGTIFPEFRNITFQDNAYEALHSFIK from the coding sequence ATGAAGAACAAAAGTGTATTAATAACAGGAGCAAATATAGGCTTAGGTAAAGAAGTTGCAAGACAATTGGCTTTGATCAATGAAACAGAAAAGATTTACCTTGGGTGCAGGAATGCTCAGAAGGCAGATGAGGCCAAAAGAGAATTGGTTAGTTTGACAGGGAGGGCAATTTTTGAAATTGTCATATTAGACGTAAGTGATCCTGCCTCAGTTAGCGCTGCCGTGTCAGGTATGAAGCAACCGGTAGATGCTTTGATATTAAATGCAGGAGGACAAGGAGGAAAGGAGCCATTAGCTATCACATCGACAGGCATGACTAATATTGCGGCTACAAATTTATTAGGTCATGTTGTATTGGTTGATGAAATGATTAAAGCCGGAAAACTAAACAATGAAGTTTTATATGTAAGTTCAGAAGGCGCAAGGGGAATTAAGGGGGTTATGAAGAAACCAAATCTGAAGAGCAATTCAGTTGCAGAATTTGTTTCTGTTCTCGATGGTTCATTTTCAAACCCGAAGTTTGATGGAAGTGAAGCTTATGGCTACGGGTATATAAAATATATAGGTGCCTTATGGACATCCGCAAACGCCCGCAAATACCCACAAATAAAATTTATTAGCATAAGCCCTGGTAATACAAGTGGTACCGCAGGATATGATAATTTACCAGGCATGACGAAATTTCTATTTAAGTATCTTCTCGCACCAATTGTAATGCCGCTAATCGGAATGATCCACAGTATACAAAAAGGAGCTGCACGATATGTGGAAGCCCTGGGTAATGCCAATTTGAAAAGTGGTATGTTTTATGGCAGTAAGGATGGTAAAGTAACGGGTGCCATGGTAGAACAGGGCACTATTTTCCCTGAGTTCAGGAATATCACTTTTCAGGATAACGCTTACGAAGCATTGCATAGCTTTATAAAGTAA
- a CDS encoding polysaccharide deacetylase family protein, translating to MSKTNKLLISVDVEEFDIPMEFGGHVPLHEQLSVSHSGLMSVLELFEKYQVRATFFVTAYWAQHYPELVRQLAIRHEVASHAYYHSSFEPAHLEGSRLALTEITGMPVNGFRMPRLKPVSTASLLSAGYLYDSSLNPTWLPGRYNNWDKPRTPFVENGLWVMPSSVSPLCRYPIFWLSIKNMPGVVTRHFSNTILRKDRLLSCYFHPWELADLSSYQLPAYIRRVSGSKMQQRLSSFLRYLQQKGEFCTHIEWLREQGQY from the coding sequence ATGAGTAAGACCAACAAACTGTTGATAAGTGTAGATGTAGAGGAATTTGATATTCCGATGGAATTTGGAGGACATGTACCCTTACATGAACAATTGTCGGTTTCCCACAGTGGTCTGATGAGCGTACTGGAGCTGTTTGAGAAGTACCAGGTACGGGCTACCTTTTTTGTGACAGCATACTGGGCGCAACACTACCCCGAACTCGTTCGCCAGCTGGCAATACGGCATGAAGTAGCTTCTCATGCCTATTATCATAGCAGTTTTGAGCCAGCGCACCTGGAAGGCTCCAGGCTCGCACTTACGGAAATCACCGGCATGCCTGTAAATGGTTTCCGTATGCCCCGCCTCAAACCCGTTAGCACTGCCTCCCTGCTAAGTGCCGGATACCTGTACGATTCTTCGCTGAACCCAACCTGGCTGCCAGGACGTTATAATAACTGGGATAAGCCCAGGACTCCCTTCGTGGAGAATGGCCTGTGGGTAATGCCATCTTCTGTATCACCCCTGTGTCGATATCCCATTTTCTGGCTAAGTATTAAGAATATGCCAGGTGTAGTCACCCGGCATTTCAGCAACACTATTTTAAGAAAGGACAGGTTGCTTTCCTGCTATTTCCATCCCTGGGAGCTGGCTGACCTTAGCAGCTACCAGTTGCCAGCTTATATCCGTCGTGTTTCCGGTAGCAAAATGCAGCAACGGCTAAGCAGTTTCCTTCGGTACCTGCAACAGAAAGGCGAGTTTTGCACACATATTGAATGGCTGCGGGAACAAGGGCAGTATTGA
- a CDS encoding glycosyltransferase, which translates to MSVQSLVTAATHYSDPENVLVLTTGIDLILPCYNPPENWVNNLLQHYEEMMSILGSVPVQLILVNDGSTRNFGEEEVNHLKSLIPDIIIVSYSQNRGKGYAVREGSKKGRSDFQVYTDLDFPFGVGIVKKVYEQLLQGADVVAGERGAAYLELLPAKRKMITRLSRYINRSLLRLKINDAQAGLKGFNRKGRRVLLATHVDGFLYDSEFIYKAGRDPMITMKTLDISCRPGISFSSFGIKPLLKELQNYFSILRN; encoded by the coding sequence ATGTCTGTACAATCTTTGGTAACAGCTGCAACCCATTATTCAGATCCGGAAAATGTATTGGTCTTAACAACCGGCATTGATCTGATCCTGCCCTGTTACAACCCACCCGAAAACTGGGTAAATAATTTGCTGCAACATTATGAAGAAATGATGAGTATACTTGGGTCTGTACCGGTACAGCTCATACTGGTAAATGATGGATCTACACGCAACTTTGGAGAGGAGGAGGTAAATCACCTCAAGTCGCTTATCCCGGACATTATCATCGTCAGTTATTCGCAAAACCGGGGGAAGGGATATGCCGTGCGCGAAGGATCAAAGAAGGGACGCAGCGATTTCCAGGTATATACAGATCTCGATTTTCCTTTTGGTGTGGGTATTGTAAAAAAGGTATATGAGCAATTGCTTCAGGGAGCTGATGTAGTAGCAGGGGAACGGGGAGCTGCTTACCTGGAACTACTGCCTGCAAAACGGAAGATGATTACACGGCTAAGCAGGTATATCAACCGTTCCCTGCTCCGCCTCAAAATAAATGATGCACAGGCGGGTTTGAAAGGGTTTAACCGGAAGGGACGCCGGGTATTGCTGGCTACACATGTAGACGGCTTTTTATATGATAGCGAATTTATTTACAAGGCAGGACGGGATCCCATGATCACCATGAAAACCCTGGATATTAGTTGTCGCCCAGGCATCAGTTTTTCGTCATTCGGGATAAAGCCATTGTTGAAGGAACTGCAGAACTATTTTAGTATTTTAAGAAATTGA
- a CDS encoding glycosyltransferase family 87 protein: MTPLALPAAGNSCRSKVSLCLKHPVFIATIYIVATIILYIQAITTDRYNNFIIFRSSFYHLVHKLPLYQVYSAEYFDYFLYHPSFPVLFAPFALLPKELGLLAWLLASTLIFLYMVRQLPFTDNIKYIISWFLLIELSNAIQSEQTNPAMAAFMVLTVTSLQRQQQGRAAFFTALCFFIKGYGAITGLAFLFFPRKGSFIGWGLVWFIAGSLLPLLFISPQLLCQHYIDWFHLLTSSTIKEDGSLLGMLHVILGLHAPASELFDKIALLIAVVMLLHVLISGLVKRVQGFPLMLTAYLLIWIVVFNQSTESPTYIMAVTGVAIGCFAMPLPGTWRKCLLWFTLVIVSLSPTDLVPKFINQYAIALHIKALPCTIVLLFLQACIGGWGNTTVNIYKK; this comes from the coding sequence ATGACACCATTAGCATTACCTGCTGCAGGCAACTCATGCCGCAGTAAAGTTTCCCTGTGCTTAAAGCATCCGGTATTCATTGCTACAATATATATTGTTGCTACCATTATATTATACATACAGGCAATCACGACAGATCGCTATAATAATTTCATTATTTTCCGTTCCTCTTTTTATCATTTAGTACATAAGTTACCGCTATATCAGGTTTATTCGGCAGAATACTTTGATTATTTCCTGTATCATCCATCCTTTCCTGTATTGTTTGCCCCCTTTGCATTATTGCCAAAGGAGCTTGGTTTGCTGGCCTGGCTGCTGGCGAGTACCCTCATTTTTCTTTATATGGTGCGGCAACTACCCTTTACAGATAATATTAAATATATTATTTCCTGGTTCCTGCTCATTGAATTAAGTAACGCCATCCAGTCCGAACAAACCAACCCCGCCATGGCGGCGTTTATGGTCCTGACAGTGACAAGCCTTCAGCGGCAACAGCAAGGGCGTGCTGCCTTTTTCACAGCCCTGTGCTTTTTCATAAAAGGATATGGTGCTATCACCGGACTGGCTTTCCTGTTCTTCCCCCGGAAAGGTTCATTTATCGGCTGGGGCCTGGTATGGTTCATAGCAGGTTCTTTACTCCCTTTACTCTTCATCTCCCCGCAGCTACTCTGTCAACATTATATTGATTGGTTCCATTTGCTGACAAGCAGCACCATTAAAGAGGATGGATCCCTGTTGGGAATGCTGCATGTGATCCTGGGCCTTCATGCACCAGCCAGTGAACTGTTCGACAAAATAGCATTACTGATAGCAGTGGTCATGTTACTGCACGTATTAATAAGTGGGCTGGTAAAACGGGTACAGGGTTTTCCCCTGATGCTGACAGCCTACCTGTTGATATGGATCGTAGTCTTTAATCAAAGTACTGAGTCCCCCACATATATCATGGCCGTAACCGGCGTAGCCATTGGGTGTTTTGCTATGCCTTTACCAGGCACCTGGCGCAAATGCCTGCTGTGGTTTACCCTGGTAATTGTATCCCTTTCACCGACAGACCTTGTACCGAAATTCATTAATCAATATGCCATTGCCTTGCATATCAAAGCATTGCCTTGTACGATCGTACTACTCTTTTTACAGGCATGCATAGGGGGATGGGGCAATACCACCGTTAATATCTACAAAAAATAA
- a CDS encoding RNA polymerase sigma factor, with translation MEPSEDKALFHLIKSGDEVAFTTMFDKYKTLLFIIAFRCLDNEFEAHEAVQETFVYVWEKRKTIEIQSSPKNYLVGAVRNYCFNCIRKRNATQRRDEQYAYRKDPFVVSNRIEHKELAKTLQNAINTIKPSTRTSFEMHYIEGISQKEIAKKRGISLQTVKNQVFSALKQLRSNLSK, from the coding sequence ATGGAACCTTCAGAAGACAAAGCCTTATTCCATCTTATCAAATCAGGCGACGAGGTGGCTTTTACTACCATGTTTGACAAATACAAAACACTCCTTTTTATTATCGCTTTCAGATGCCTTGACAATGAGTTCGAGGCACACGAAGCAGTTCAGGAAACTTTTGTATATGTATGGGAAAAGCGAAAAACAATAGAAATCCAGTCATCCCCAAAAAATTACCTGGTGGGAGCTGTCAGAAATTATTGTTTCAATTGTATCCGGAAAAGAAACGCTACCCAAAGGAGGGATGAACAATATGCCTATAGAAAGGATCCTTTTGTGGTCTCGAACCGTATTGAGCACAAAGAGTTAGCAAAAACACTGCAAAACGCGATCAATACTATTAAGCCTTCTACCCGGACCAGTTTTGAGATGCACTACATTGAAGGCATCTCCCAAAAAGAGATTGCAAAAAAAAGAGGGATTAGTTTACAGACAGTGAAAAACCAGGTATTCTCTGCATTGAAACAGTTACGGAGCAATCTTTCAAAATAA
- a CDS encoding amidohydrolase yields MEHHHHSCTHCGCDNPILKLLKDELFTPENFAQLPQERLVSRSAQIDPFMVSGGTIRPMINGSVETVPAIGFAEGKVVVSGTEEEVSAFMQQNHPGFYSRVLPEGNTLLPGLIEPHVHLVPTAMLMGWTDVGGFEEQVLRQNYNIVNVGSIIRKTIAKQQPNQWFLGAGLDPALMPILNEDGNKQLLTIDINVLDEISNEQPILIISASMHTIYVNSAALLLIWENEDNTKYLSDYSSYEDYKSKTQGQLQEEKGMQPALNTIPKIQKAAMFVNAFLNLRDIFETANARGVTFMHDAGMNDGQKKILKAYLAVNASTVRIGAAQVCNKIEDVEKLGTFTIKEQYEDIYLSHVKVISDGSNQGLTGYQSEPYLCYATNPYGVYNFGGENNPQPQDPPVDFRTLMGLIIRDKKWPVMIHANGNLAVDFAIDAFREFVKDPTQGVRHRIEHCSLTTPQNLDDMKNLQVSPSFLIGHVGYWGYAFKEAIFGQKSNMLDMCQSALKRDMKITLHSDNQVSPLGPLRMMEQSITRRMEADPEWNVLNPAECITHEQALTAVTYDAAWQCYAEQWTGSLKVGNLADFVVLQQDPLKMKNPYMHMRNIGVLETWVGGTLVYGSTVSEKVNMA; encoded by the coding sequence ATGGAACACCACCACCATTCCTGCACGCATTGCGGATGCGACAATCCTATTTTAAAGCTATTAAAAGATGAGCTCTTTACGCCGGAAAACTTTGCACAGCTCCCCCAGGAAAGACTTGTTTCCAGGTCAGCACAAATAGATCCCTTCATGGTCAGTGGCGGAACTATACGCCCTATGATCAATGGCTCGGTAGAAACAGTACCTGCCATTGGATTTGCAGAAGGCAAGGTAGTCGTTAGCGGTACTGAAGAGGAGGTATCTGCATTTATGCAACAAAATCATCCCGGTTTTTATTCCAGGGTATTGCCTGAGGGTAACACCTTATTACCAGGATTAATAGAACCGCATGTACACCTGGTACCTACTGCTATGTTAATGGGCTGGACGGATGTTGGGGGATTTGAAGAGCAGGTATTGCGTCAGAATTATAACATCGTCAATGTAGGCAGTATTATCAGGAAGACGATTGCCAAACAACAGCCAAACCAATGGTTCCTGGGAGCGGGCCTTGATCCTGCATTAATGCCCATCCTGAATGAAGATGGCAATAAGCAGCTTCTTACCATAGACATCAACGTGTTAGACGAAATTTCCAACGAGCAGCCTATCCTGATCATCAGTGCATCTATGCACACCATTTATGTGAATTCAGCAGCACTGTTATTAATCTGGGAAAATGAAGATAACACTAAGTATTTAAGTGATTACAGTTCATACGAAGATTACAAATCTAAAACACAGGGGCAGTTACAGGAAGAAAAGGGCATGCAGCCAGCGCTGAATACCATCCCCAAGATCCAGAAAGCAGCCATGTTTGTGAATGCATTTCTAAACCTGAGAGACATCTTCGAAACGGCAAATGCAAGAGGCGTTACTTTTATGCATGATGCCGGGATGAATGATGGACAGAAAAAGATCCTGAAGGCTTACTTAGCCGTCAACGCGTCTACAGTGCGTATCGGGGCAGCCCAGGTATGTAATAAAATAGAGGATGTGGAAAAGTTGGGAACATTTACAATAAAGGAACAATACGAAGATATTTACCTGAGCCATGTGAAGGTAATTTCGGATGGTTCTAACCAGGGTTTGACAGGTTATCAGTCAGAGCCCTATTTATGTTATGCAACTAATCCTTATGGCGTATATAATTTTGGCGGAGAGAACAACCCCCAGCCGCAGGACCCGCCGGTGGATTTCAGAACCCTGATGGGCCTGATCATCCGGGATAAGAAATGGCCCGTTATGATCCATGCGAATGGGAACCTGGCAGTTGATTTTGCGATTGATGCATTCAGGGAATTTGTAAAAGATCCTACACAAGGGGTACGGCATAGAATAGAGCATTGCTCCCTGACAACGCCACAGAACCTGGATGATATGAAGAATCTGCAGGTATCTCCAAGTTTCCTGATCGGTCACGTGGGTTATTGGGGTTATGCATTCAAAGAGGCCATCTTCGGACAGAAATCCAATATGCTGGATATGTGTCAGAGTGCCTTAAAACGGGATATGAAAATTACCCTGCACAGTGATAACCAGGTGAGTCCACTTGGTCCGCTGAGAATGATGGAGCAATCTATTACAAGGAGAATGGAGGCCGACCCGGAATGGAATGTACTGAACCCTGCAGAATGTATTACGCATGAACAGGCATTGACGGCAGTGACTTATGATGCAGCATGGCAATGTTATGCAGAGCAGTGGACAGGATCACTTAAGGTCGGCAACCTGGCAGATTTTGTGGTGCTGCAACAGGACCCGCTGAAGATGAAAAACCCGTACATGCATATGCGTAATATCGGGGTGTTGGAAACCTGGGTAGGAGGAACGCTGGTATATGGTAGTACGGTGAGTGAGAAAGTAAATATGGCATAA